A section of the Oreochromis aureus strain Israel breed Guangdong linkage group 22, ZZ_aureus, whole genome shotgun sequence genome encodes:
- the styk1a gene encoding tyrosine-protein kinase STYK1: MSSSSTNVTVCASNDTLCTIKEHQVEVIIVPALLLFGTLVTLVPLFILRYCCDHNRTRVRTPQHYHSSSHRQTERHHHHHQHHTNHHHSHRTKHQNHRSHLQGIDAPPGINPLEHEELPMSVTQVRQNVRPTMAAAPQRSTESHHEAFSQVAVLPQTFSIHPNDTVNFYRARMDNKNVVLRVLKETASSSEKQKFLGFASFVSGLGPHPFIPSLLGVMSAQSPLVMVVEELQQRDLLGFLWRCRQDNSGLQPSCDMTEKRIFTMAAQVASALDYLHSQNCIHGNVGARSVLVSGDMTAKLWGFGPAYRRRTQGSSTGEDTVIKKWQAPEVLAMRPITKSSDVWSFGILIYEMVTLGDPPFAQVMSSELLQHLQRGSHLKRPDTCSNSLYSIIRSCCHFNAKSRLSTSELIRMLKAGESSANGRTAIRVTEPFKFEKYLREAGFAEAYNYAVL, translated from the exons ATGTCATCCAGCTCTACAAACGTTACTGTGTGTGCATCGAACGACACCCTGTGTA CGATAAAGGAACATCAGGTGGAAGTGATTATCGTCCCTGCGCTGCTGCTCTTCGGCACCCTGGTCACCTTAGTGCCCCTGTTTATACTGAGGTATTGCTGTGATCATAATCGGACACGGGTCAGAACCCCCCAGCACTACCACAGCTcatcacacagacagacagagaggcatcaccaccaccaccaacatcACACCAACCACCACCACAGTCATCGCACCAAGCACCAAAATCACAGATCTCATCTACAGGGCATTGATG CGCCCCCTGGCATCAACCCACTGGAACATGAAGAGCTGCCAATGTCTGTTACACAAGTGCGGCAGAATGTCAGGCCAACTATGGCTGCAGCACCACAGAGGTCCACAGAAAGCCATCATGAAGCCTTCAGCCAGGTCGCTGTACTGCCACAGACTTTCTCCATCCACCCTAATGACACAGTCAACTTCTACAGAGCACGCATGGACAACAAGAACGTCGTGCTGAGGGTGCTGAAAG AAACAGCCAGCAGCAGTGAGAAACAGAAGTTTTTGGGGTTTGCTTCCTTTGTGTCTGGACTAGGGCCGCATCCCTTCATACCTTCGCTGCTCGGTGTTATGTCGGCGCAGTCGCCTTTAGTCATGGTGGTGGAAGAGCTACAGCAGAGAGACCTGCTGGGCTTCCTGTGGAGATGCAGACAG GATAACTCAGGTTTACAGCCTTCTTGTGACATGACAGAGAAGAGGATCTTCACCATGGCAGCACAAGTGGCCTCTGCTCTG GACTACCTGCACAGTCAGAACTGTATCCATGGCAACGTGGGAGCTCGCAGCGTTCTGGTTAGTGGAGACATGACAGCTAAGCTGTGGGGGTTCGGCCCGGCCTACCGCAGGAGAACCCAGGGCAGTTCAACGGGAGAAGATACAGTGATTAAGAAATGGCAGGCGCCTGAAGTGTTGGCCATGAGACCCATCACTAAGAGCAGCGACGT ATGGTCCTTTGGCATCCTCATCTATGAAATGGTCACATTAG GTGACCCACCATTTGCTCAGGTCATGTCGTCTGAACTTCTGCAGCATCTCCAAAGAGGGAGTCACCTCAAACGACCGGACACCTGCTCCAACTCACT GTACTCCATTATCAGGTCGTGCTGCCACTTCAACGCCAAGAGTCGGCTCTCCACGTCGGAGCTGATTAGAATGCTGAAAGCCGGAGAGAGCTCAGCCAATGGGAGGACAGCTATCAGAGTGACTGAGCCATTCAAATTTGAGAAATACTTGAGAGAGGCGGGGTTTGCAGAGGCATACAACTATGCtgtcctctga